One Harpia harpyja isolate bHarHar1 chromosome 11, bHarHar1 primary haplotype, whole genome shotgun sequence genomic window, CCAAGTTGATTTACATGATGTTTCAACATTAGCAAGTACTCAATGGACAATTAACTGGAATAGGATAAATATAGCACTATGGTGTCCTTCAACAAGTAGCTTTACAGAACCAGTTGCATTTCAAGAGACAGCACAATTATTGTTGTGCACAGATCAATACATGTACTTAGTACCTTTCAATAAACCTTGATTTAACCTGCCTAGTTAATACTGTTCTCtagaaaaaacatttgagattAGAAAGAGGAAGAACTCTTACCTTCTCCATGTTTATCTGTAAACTGGAAGGCCTGCACAAGTCTGAGGGTTTCATCAACAGAACGGCCAACAGGAAGATCATTGATTGTTATCTGCCTCAAGATCCCCTTCTCATCAATTATGAACAGacccctacaaaaaaaaaaagaaagcagccctAAAGTTAAACACAGCTTTTGAAAGACTGATTAGACTGAAGTGAGTTTCAAAAACTCAAGTTCAGTATTCCATTATGGCAGTAAGTTGCATCACCTAGTATTACCTCTTCCAAAAAACTAATACCTTTGGTGTATGCATAGCACTGAAACATTAGCAGTTGAAAGCTTAACATTCAGCAGGAGCTAGGAGGGACAGGAGGTAAGTCTAATGCAGGAAAGCAACATTTCCTATTTAAGGAAGATGCTAGTAGAAAAAACAAAACGGAAGAGAAACCCAAGGAAAAGGTGAATTGAAGGAGAGGCATTCTTACATTCAAAGAATAACTACACACACTGTTCTCAAAAAGCCCAACCCAGCAATGGTTCATCAGTTAGTCCTCCAAAGTCATGAGAGTTAGCAGAAGTTCAGCTCCCTCAGCAACTTCAACTGAACAGTCGACTAAAAGCTAAGGCTTGGGTTTTAAACTGTACTTTAATCACTAAATACCTGTAATCACTTTCATGACTATGTAGGTCTTGCATTACCAATGTTTGCAGAAGCTCACCTGGAGGAGATTCCCACCTGTGCAGATAGGTAATcaaagggaagcagcaggcaTTTATCTAGCTTACGAAAGCCATGAAAAGTCTAAACACTAAGGAGAACCACATAGCATTTCCCCTTATAAGAGTGTTTGATAGCTTGAAGCAGTTTACCTCTAGAAGAGCCAACAGCTTCAGCTTGCTGCAGGTGTTCAAGTATATGCAAGCTCCATGTTCATCTGACATGCTCCATGTATTGCAACATAAGACTTCAACAGCAAGTTTACCTTCTTGCATATTACCTGTATGCAATACCTTCATCCTCCTTAAGTACTCCATATTCTTTGGCAATGGCACGTTTTGTGTCAGAAATCAATGGGATTTTCATAGTACCCAAACCACCCTGTTTCTTAGGAGTGTTGATCCTAAAAGAACAaagtttaaatgttaaaaatacagacCAGAATAAAGTATAAGGTACAACAAAAGCTAATCCTTTCTGCAATATCATACTTGGTCTGCCAGGAGGCAACAGAAGAACTGAACAGTATGCTCAGTTCTGTTCAGAAGTACCTGGTGCTACCAATACTGCCCAAGTGCCTTTATTTGATACTTCAGTAAGAAAGTTTAGACTCAGGATTCAGTTCCTGCAAGAACTGAGACCAGGCAGAATACTCTGTTAAAAGACTGATTCTTACCAGGCAAGGTGACAGAAGTGAGAATCAACAGAAGCTCCAATTACTTCACAGTTAATTTTCTTGAAGTCATCAGCTCTGTCACTGTATGCAATAATCTCAGTTGGACAGACAAAAGTGAAGTCCAGGGGGTAGAAGAAGAACACAACATACTTTCCTGGAAGAACAGTATAACCAGTTAATCTCTTACCTTTGTAAGAGTTCTCATAATCAGTATCAACCATTCCAATACTGATAGAGGAGAAAGTGCTTGATACAACACAACCTTTAAAGATTAAATTGTACACTACAAATGCCTCTATTTTAAGACTTGCTATATAGGTTGCAAGCCCATAAAGCACCTATGGGATTTACACTTCAGCCAAATACCATTTACAACACTGAGGCAACTCTACAGCTAGTAACACAGAACCCTACCCAACTGAAGTCTCCAAACCTAGGACTGTCAAATTTGACGGGGAATGCCTGTCTCCTGGGTTTAGTCCCATAGGCCTCCCCAGAGTACACCTAGTACCCACGCTAGAAGACCCTATGCTTGAATACTAAGAGTGCAGAAATGCCACAGGTCTGAAAGGCTACAAGCCAAGGAGACATTTTAATTGAGCAGGTGACTAGTCTATACCTACTCACTGCCCTCACACAGCCTGAGGGCCACAGCTTACTTATAAATGTCTTTCTAAAGCCATCCACATTAGTACTTGAATACTTTAGGCTTTCCCTTTGATTTTAGTAAGCTTTTTTCTGGTAAGGCAAACATTTTGCCAGTATTCTAGAGAAAGGAACTTCATTGGTTAGAGGAAAGAATCTAGTTTCCATTGACAGAAAGCCTACAATAGAAGATTTTGCTGTACCACAGTTTGGAGACATTATATCAGTCTCATAGTACAATAAACAGGACAAATAAGCCTGATCTGAGATTAGTTTAGAGGCATTTTATGCTAATTAGCAACAATTACCATAGCTGGGACATTCAGCCATGCTGCTGACAGCTTCCCAAGCATACTCTAACCATCACTGAGAACCACTGCACAAGTTGTGTACTTCAGTCTACTGCCAAGTGGTCACTattactttgaaacaaaaatcaagatGTATCCTTAGATGCACTCCACTCCTGCATATGGCCAGATTATATCTGTGTAATTAGAGAAGCACATAAGTTTACCTTTATAGTCAGAGAGTTTGATGTCTTTGAATTGTCCATCTGGCATTACAGCCGTGGCAGTAAAGTCAGGGGCTGGTTTTCCAATGAAAGCCTTTCCTGAAGACATCTTGATTTAATCTAGATAGGAGTTAATAACAATACAGTTTAAATAGTACATTTCCACCTGGAAGCAAGCATTTATTCAAAGCATCTTCTCAATTTAGATTGAACACCAAAAACAGTTTACCAGCAGTTGGGTCCTGCAACACAAGGCTTAAGAGTGAAAGTAGTTTTAACTTTGTCACCCGGGTAGTCCAGTCAAAACactaacattttttcctaaagcagCAGGACAGTAAGATGTAGTTCAATAATCATAGCCTAGATATCCACTAGCACTTCAAGATCTATGGCTTATTAGCCTCCTAATGATACTGTAACAGTTATCTTCAACCAGTAACAGCTCAGGGTATGGGAGAGGGCTAGCCTAGAATTTTAGCAGCCCTCTGCAAGTCTTCCTGTTCCACTTGGTGGATGAGTTAGAAAGTCTGGGTTTTAGACCTTTTGATGAGGAGACCCTTGTTCAATTTTACAAGGAAATTTAAGACCTCAAACTTTATGTTCCTGTTGATTCCAGAAGAAAAGAACTTTTGTTAATCCCCAGAGGACAGTGCTCTGCAGAACTACACTTCAGCCTTCTAAACAATTAAACCTTGTATTATTTGCAACTAGAAAGACTCACAGTATACATGAGAATCACATTCTATGTTAACAATTAAAACTTCACCAAGTCTTAAATCAGTACAgccaggttttttcccctccaagtcTACTGGGAAAGAGTAAGAGGGTACACAAGGACAAGAGAACTCTACATCTGGTTGCCTGCCCTAAAAGCTAGTAATTTGTAATACACCCTGTACAGTATTTCTGCTCAGCCTGGGAATGCAGTATATGACTTTAGAACTCCAGTTACTTCCAGAGCATAATCTTTCAAATAGGTAACTTTATGAACTTTGTTTCTTCAACTCAAAATCTTGTTAAAAGTAATTTCACTTAAGTCATTCTATACACTGCTACAAGCactagctgccttggagatgaaAAAACCTCTGAAAGGTTAGCATGAGTTTCATGTTGCCAAGGAAAGCCGAGACACAAGGATTCTTCCAAGTCCTGCCTGCAAGGCACCAAGTCCATTCTAAAAAAGGTTGAGTGCACCTCATTTCTTGGCTCCTTCCCCCTTGCCAGCCACTTTCTTCCTGGAGAACTAGCCCACAAGTCATAAGCATTTAGCTTTCAACCCAAGTTTAGTCTTTTTAGTAATGGCTTTAGCTTTCAAAGTTTCTCTTACATACCCTGACAGTATATAGACAGTAATCATCTACATCTCAGTTCTCATTTTGAGAACTGCCAACATGTTCAGCATTTCTAACTGGCTTTTGCAACAAAGGCCAATATCCCCATGTTCATCCAAGGGTTTAGTCTTCAACAGCAGCAGACTGGGAGCAAGTCTTATGGATGATGGTGGCCAGAACTACAGAGTATGCTAGGATTATATTGAAGCAGTCTAGACATCAATAATCCCTCTGCCAAGCATGACGTGTAGCCATGAATGCAGGTACAATTCTGAAACTGCAGTTCTGTAAGAGGGATGGGGGGACAGCCATTGCACAGTATTTATTTGAGATGCCTCTAACTAGTGAGTTTCACCTTATAAAAGCAAGAGCTATTTTGTCTGGAGTGCATGACCCCACATTTTGTCACTGAATTACATTCTTTTCCATTACTCAATCTCAAGGTCATCCTTGCTCAGTACTATGCCAGTCCTCCTATATTCCATCGGCAATCCCCTGGAGTGTTTTATTAGGAATTCAATGTCAAATAAAAGCTGTCAGACTACTCTTTGATACTTCCCCTTTATAAACTACAAGTTATTGCCCCCTTTTTAGGTAACATGATAATCTTTAATATTGGCAGGCGATTTCAGTTGCCTTGTACTGCAAAAGAACCATCTGCTTTCCTCAGAGACCTGCCAATGCTTCTGCTTTTCCGTACGGGGTTCGCATATGTTCTCACATGTTCTGCTTGGATTTTTAGCCACAGCATTTCCTAACCCAGACTCAATGTTATTCCCTTTCATTCTAAAGGAAAGGAGCAGGGACACTGCAAATCAAGTACACTTGAATCAGGTTGGAATATCTTTCTGTTGCTCATAGCCACACACGACTTCAATTATCTTCAAACTGCAATTATAATAAGCCAAGCCTGCACTCTTAACTAGCAATTCTTCATACCTTTAGGATATCTTGAACAAAAGCAAAAGGCCATTTCAAAACACACCATCAGCCTTCCACTTTGCTGCCTTCAGACTGTCACAAAAATGCGGTTAAGCTACTGAGCTGTGGTCAGAAAAGAGCGATATTGCCACAAATCTCCTCGGTTCGAGCATACCGCAGCCAGCTACACGCAGACCACGACAGTCGTTTTGCTGAAAGACCTCTGAAGCGAGATCACAGCCTTCATCTGCGCAAAAAACCACTACATCGCTCTGTGACAGGGGACACCTGCCCCCTTACACCCCCCCACCAAATTGAATCCagcacttttgttttttaaagacttaGAAGCGAGATGCCGACACGCTCGCCAGACGCCCACCGTTGAGCCGAAGCCTCcagcccggcgggcgggggggggaggggggcgccGCCGCGCTGCGAAGTCGCTCCGCTGTCGGCAGGCGCGCTGCAGCCTGCCTGCGGGCCCCCCCACTCCGAGATCACCCCCCGCGGCTCCTCCCCGTGCAGCACAACGGGGAGAGCTGATAAAGGCCGGCGCGTAGGAAAGAGTTAtctgttcccccccccaaaaaaggggggggggaaactcAACAAGGGAAGAAAGCGGTAGCCCCCGCAGAGCGCTCCTTAGGGGCGGGATGCAGAGAGCAAGAGCTCGCCCTGCACGCTTCGCTCAAGAACCCATCCGCGCAGAGGcggaggggaaaacaaaacaaaccccaaaaacacaaaaaaagggggagaaaaaaccgCACTGTGCAAAGCCGCAAATGAACGACACCCCGGACCCCGCCCCATCCCCGCACTTACACAAAGAGCCGAGCAGCTCGCACCGACCTACAGCAACGGAACGAGGACGCCCCGAACTGCGGCAGCCCCCGCCGCACCGCCCCCTTTATACCCGCCGCGGTCTCGCGAGGAgacgggagccgccgccgccgccgcccctcctctcctcccctcccctccctgcccgccgcgggcggggcggccgcTCGCTCGCAAGGGCAGCATGACTTGGCAGATTTGCGCCGATCCCCGGCGGCTTGGTCGATAGCGGTCTTTCGGTGGCTTATCTAACCGGGGACACTGCCCCGGGCTGCTGGAAGAAGCAAAAGAATTTGAATAAATGGAGCTAATTCTCTGGGTAGTGTCCTGGAGGTGCCATGGAAATACCCAGTGTAATGGTTGCAGACAATTAACGGGAGGATGATTCAGATGGCTTACTGctagaagaaattactttttaatgccTTAATATAACCAAGCTATAATTATTAGAAGGCATCAAAGAGGCAGAGGATACAGAGGATTTTGAGGGAGAGTAAGACGTCTAGGTGAATGGGAGTCGGCCATTGACTTCAATAAAATCAGACCTATTAACAAAGCAATATGCATGCACAGTATTACATAGGCGTGGGGTTAAATCTTCATCCTCTCGCTCTGCTTCACCAACTGGCTCTTCAACCTGATACTAATTCCCAAGGCTTTAATTGATTCTTCTCCATCAATGGGAAGACTGATCTAAGTCATACAACTcggcaaaaagctgaaaaataaatttaagtctAACCTCTGAGCTTTGGGGGTAGGATGGAAACTCTTGGAAGACAGAGTTACTCAATTCAGGGATTTTTGCACCATTCCCAGAGTGAAGCTGCTCTGAAGAATGTTTAGCCTCAGTGAATCCTTATAAGCATTGTGTTTGGATGCAAGACTGAATTGAAGCAGTGTGGTACTTTTTGAGGACCAAACCCTGAATTTAAACATAAAAGCTTTATTAGATAATGAACACTAAAGGCCATTAAGGACATATCAATGACAAAACTGCTTGCTTTAGTCAAAAGTGATAAACATGTTTACCAACTGATTTTTACTGTCTGTTTTGCAGTTTCAGTTGCATTTCTTATACCTGTTAAAACTTGATTATAAATTGTAATGAGGAGAAAACCACAAAGGATTAACaaacttttaatgtttttaatctACATGACTCTGTAGTGTTGCTGGGTGACCATACCCATGTGGTGATTCACCCAAGAGATGACTGGTTTCAGTCCCAGAAGAAATTACTTCTCAAatcataaaagcaaaataacatgtATATATGTGCTCAGGAAGAAATCCGCACTCACCTTAATGCAAACAATTTATCTACCGCTGTTTCTATTGTTATAGCATGCTTAATCTTTTACAGAAAGACCTTTGTTAACTTTCTTAACATCAGTGTTGTGATGACAATTGAGGGCTATAAATTGAGACATGTACATACCTACCTATCAACTCAGGCCATAAACCTGTGAACAGATTAACCCCTGAAAGGTCAGGCAGCCCTAATTAAAACCTCTAGAACAATGTAGTCTTACTGCAACTCTGGCATGTTTACCAATGGACAAAGCAGTAACAACTTTCTCATGGTTTCAGACTCCTTTAATGCTTGTTATGCTCATTTCTCACACTTTCAGGTGCATAATATACCCATTTTGCATGCAGCTTGTTCCAGGTTTGTGCCTTAAGCATTGCATTTCCATTCATATGTCCACAGCCTCattatttctgatttgtttcCGAGCTAGTCTTTCCAAACATCAGTTTCTGGAAGTTTTGGAGTGATAAATTGTCAGGGCTGCTCCTTGTTTAGTGAGCAGATGGGTTTTGTAGCCTTTTTCAATCTTTAGATGTAAGATGctacaaagatttttaaaaattaagttctcCAAGAAAGAAAGAGCATGTCTATCCAAGCAGGTGCTGGAAGGACAGGGTTCTCTCCATACCTTGCTTCTACACACTCTGTTCTTCGCACAATGGATTAACCATGGCGTAGTGTTCTGCTAAAATAGCTGCCAGACGGGATCAGCTTGTACCTGACTAGCATGAAGCATCAGGAGCCCTAGTGTAGGCCTCTGCACCCATCCATGCAGATATGGCCACAGTAAGTAGTTTATGTATTAAGACAGAGGAGCTGGCTGGCCCTGCAGTGCCAGAGCACTGAAACTACCCAAAGATTTCCAAATTGGTAGCCACGCCAGATTTTACATGTATCATTTTGATCACAGTATCTACCATGTATCTTGGCTGGGAATGGGTCCctgatgtgaaaaacaaaacccccactgTGTgtaagaacaaaagcaaagaaatgggCCCTATTTCAGAACACTACTGCACATTTGGGTTTCTACACATTTTGTCAGAAGAGAATTTGAGGATTTTATGTAAGTATATTCAGGACTCCTAGAAGTAAGATGAACTCAATTGGAACAGTAATGTGAACTGGGCTTGGGCAATGCTGGGCGTGCACCTTGAGTGCATACACATCTGTTCTACAGCAGAGATGATCCATCATCGCACGTGTTCTGTAGAGCTGATCTCTGCACATGCAGAAAGCCCACTGAATCCTGAACATACTGAACTTACTGTATACACATGGTACCATCAGGGGCACAATAAGAGTAAAATGCTGGCCATGTGGGGACATTTTAATATAATATATGCAAAAAGTCAACTGAAAAGTCAACAGCTGACATGTTCCCAAGCTGTGGGGCATTTATGCACAAGCAGCTGGTGCACCATAGTTTGAATGAAAACAATTACATATCATTAAATATACAATGCACATATTtgctttccttgttttgctcAAGTGAAGACTGTATTTCTAGGTCAAAATGTCTTGCATTACCTCTTTCTTCTCTACATATATGTAGTTTTTTTACTTAACGAACTTCATTACTGTGTGTGGATTATCACTGCCTTTTGATGACAAAATGTTTTAGTCTTTACCTTTTCTCTTTTACTCCCTATTACATTATTGGAGGCTGAGGTTTGTTAAAGTTTTCATGTGTGATATTAATATAATACAAGCATCTTCTATTGCATTAAGACTGCATTTTCAAATGGATTTGTGATTGGCATGGTCTCCATAAAAATAGATCAAACCCAGCAGTGATTCCTCCCCCtttattctttcctcttctcAATTTCctatttcctgttatttttgaTTGTCTTCTCTTGTCCTTGCACTCTCTTTCcacttttcctgtattttgttgAAAAAGGCTGCGCAAGAGAAAAGTCTGGTCATGTGAATGCCCAAGAGATTAATTAACCTTTGTGCCTTTAAGCCTCCTGAGCAGTTCAAGTCagaacagcaaagacagaatttGCAGCAGAATTACCTTTCTGGAAATAAATAACAGCCTCTTCAAAGCCCTGTTAGATATATATTTTGCCTTATTTCTGATCTAATCTTACTATTTTCAAATTCTGAATGTTTATAAATTACTTACAAAAATGGAAACCCGGAGTAAAAGTCAaaactggttatttttttttttttttagttgtgttTAAGATTAGGCGTACAGTCTTCTCTCAGttacaggccaaagtctgctcctGTTGAAGGTTCTATCTTGGACTATAACAGCAAGACTGTACCCACCCACAAGTAGCACTCTGCTAAAATCAGGCTGCTTTAATCTCACTTTCAATCTTCTTGCACAAATAAGGAAATGCATTCTTGTGCACCTACAACAAAAGGAGCCTTAGTCCTCTCAGGAAGtaccatttctttctctttatgcACCTTTTAGCACAAAAGCTGAAGCAAAGCGAGTGTGATGGGCTGTGGACTTTCCCTGGGTTCCTATTATTTAGGGCTGCAAATAAAACCGGGGAAATTCTGTCTTCCTACCAGTAAAAAGAGCTTCAAGAGGCCAAGACAAATAGCAGACGAGGAGACTTTTATGTAAATGCACACGCTTCGTGTAGTCATTATCTGTTCGGTCTGCATTTTGTAGTTTCCTTCTCTGTGGTGCGGCCCATCAGATTTATCACTTAAGCACTCGGCTGTAATGGGGGAGTCTGGGCCGTCTGAATTTCCTGATGGGAACAGAACCGAGAAGAAAcgagaagaaaaggaagataaaccGGCGCAAACCCGGCAGCAGGTCGGTGCGGAGGGcgcagcagccctgcagccccccacggCGCTACGGCAGCCGGGCCGGCAGGACACCCTGCGCCCCCGAAGTTCAAACAACGTGCCGGGAGGGAAAGCCTGCAGAGGCCCGGCCAcggtgaagggccacaaagagcccggctcctccagcccctgcaGAAACGCTcattgctggatttttttatttttattttatttttctcggAAGGGACTACCCCGCGCTGTTCCAGCTGGGTCACGGACGCTTCGCGCAGCAGAGCCACCGCCGCGGCGGCCAGCGCAGCTCCAGCGCGGAGGGCTGcgagggcagagcagagcagagcagagcgcaGCGCCTTCCCGCGCCCGGCGGCGGCTCCAGCCGGAAGCGGAAGCGTCGGCCCAGGCGGCGGCAGCGCTGGCGCTATAAGCGGGCGGCGGCGCCGTGACGGGGGCGGTTGGTGCTCGGCGGCCTGCGGGTGAGTTCGGCGGGGGGCTGCGCCGGGCCGGCAGGGTGTCCTTATcgcctcccgccgcggggcggACCCTCCCTGGGCCGCCCCGATAAGGGGGAGGTGGGCGCGCTGCCCTGCCGGGGCACGTCTGGCGCCGCCCAAATACGGGGGGATAGCCCCCGTTCGTGGGGCAGAAGCGATTCGGTAGCAGGGACTTCGGTGTTCTCAATGTATACCTCTTCGCGTGTCTATGCGTATTAATTTAATGCATCTTTACGTGTGTTTTACTGATGGAAGACTCCTTACTTTCGATGAAAAACGAGTTGTGGCTGTGGTTTGATGCACAGGTGTAGCTTGCGCTTCCCTGGTTATTAATGCATCCTCCTAGCCAGACTACTTATATCTGAGCTTTAACTCTTTTATGTGAATGTGGCAATAGGTGAGTATTGTTAAGCCAAAACCACATCTTACTTGTTCAGAATTAGTTTGCTTCTatgtttatttttgcctttgctcTTCTAAAAAGAGGCTTCCAGCTTTTTGATGAAGCAAATAATGATGGCTAGCAGACACTGTAGTTCTCTTACATCTCCTTGTTAGGGGAAGAATCTGAGTGGAAAATATTAATTGGTGTGTTTTCTTCCAGTATGTCCAATTCCGGCATGTTTCCATTCTGCTAGAGACTAGTTCTGCTCTGTCTGCAATGTTAATATGCAACAGTGTTACATGAAGCAAGATGGTTCTTAGAAAATGTGCTGATGCTAGTTATTGATTAAATGTGTACCTTGTCTTCTGGGCTGAAGTGTTGCATTCAAGATGATTGTGTAACATGGTTGTGTAAAGCATATGGTTCTGTCATATTTGTGTTACAGACcaatttgaataaaaaaaactTAAGTCTTTAGTTGTATTGCATAGTGTAAGAAGATACCTTTATTTAGGCAACTAAATTCAGGTAAAAAGCACCTACTTGCATGTAGTTGACTACAAAATTGCTATGCAAATTCAGAATAGAAGAGAATACTGTTGTTGTCATTCTTCCTTCACTGACtccctaccccccaaaaaaataaatgtacacCCACAGTTTGTTTCACTGATGATTGCCTTCAGTGCTAACACCTGGACTTAATACATCTCAGTGCAACTTCAGAGCATTAGTTTGTGTTTAACTGctgttttgcaccaggaggtgctggtctGTTACAATCCTgataagaaaggcactcagactctgtaaaGTATCATCTCAAATGCTATTTGTTAGAGCTAACCCTATAAAGAAAGAGGATAGTGTTGATAATCTTACATCCTTTCAGGTTCTGGGAACCCAGGGTTGTGCAGTGTTGAATAGACCTCCTCTGATTCACGCACAGCATGTTGTGCAGGCCCTGTCCATAGAAGGGGTTACCCATTTCAGTCACTTGAGCTGTTAGGGATTcttttacaagaaaacaactctattcatcgTTTCTACTGTCAAACAGAAAGGATGCTTGCATGAGAACTGCCTGTTTtttttagataaaggcaaggacaCATAGGTGGTGTAATTGCAggtaccaagtgggagctgcctgcaggctcccctGTTACAACCAGCTGCTGAGCTTATCCTGCAGCCATGGGCTGTGTGTCCCACAGCACAGGCCTGAAGGCCACGCTGTACGAGAAGCACAGCACAAGACAAGCCTGGATCCACTCAGGTTAACTGTTATGTGGATCACCAGCTCCTTGGTGTACAATGGCCTTTAGGTCAGGATCACTCCAACTACTCTAATAAGTCTCTAAAACAAGTGTGCTGTTTGGTGTCTGCTGTAAATCTACAAAAATATGGCTTGAAGCaagaaattgaaaatataaaCTTTCTGTGTGAATACATCCATCAGCTGGGACTTAATTATCTGAGGAAAATGATAACAATAGAGAGAAGGCAGAGCTATTTTGGGTTAGTATGCTGTGTGAATGCTCTGCTTTGAAAACATCTATTCCTCCTCCTATGTAGTCAGCCATTCAACCAACATTGCATTCTTCCactcttggttttgtttgagtttttttaaacaaataacatTAATGAGGTTGGACACAACTGAACTTGGGAAGTAACTTCCTCAGCTTGTGCTGAAATCTGCTAGCCAGCTTTGGAGCTCATCCTgaatgtggtttctttttaacagtttgaCCAGAAATGTAGACTGTGAGGATGTTGGGAGACACTGTAAAACCTTCCTTTTTGATAAAAAGCTGTGGGACTGTGAGCAGATTGCTGTTGCACAGCTATAAAGCCAGCAACAGGTAATGGCCCCTACTGGGCCTTTGTTCTGTTGAATTTCACAGGGAAAATGCTTGGATATTGCAGTGCTAAGCATGAGAGAAGCAGCCCAGGCTCAACGTGACAACTGACTTTGCATAATCTTTTTTCATTCTCCCTTTAGTAACAGAAGAACACTACTCCTTTGTGAATTTGTGCTAAATCAGTTGTGACACTTTCTATAATAGCAATGCTAGCTATTGCATTCTGTTTGTACTTGAAATGCATCTTATGCAAGAGTTCAGCTCTTAGTCTTGAATTTCCTTCAGAGTCCACATGTAGATTTTGGCAGTATGGGAACAAGGAATCTTTCAGCTGTTTACAAGATAGTGTCCTTTTCTGAATAagcaaggagatggaaaagagcAGGAAGACAAAGTTATTTTAGGATTCAAAACACAAATATGTAAGGACCTACTGCATTTTAGCTCACTTTGCACACACCTATTTCTAGTTCTATgtcagaatgattaaaaaaaattatatatgcacCACTTTTACATGATATGTGTACTGACGTGTTATTTCCTAGTGTCCACCTTTGAAAGTGCCTCCATTTTGTTCTCTCTGCTAGCCCTGACTTCACATCAGAGAGGGTTTTttagtggttttaaaaaaaaaaaaaaaaaaaaaagtagtcatcTCACTTGGTAGCATTTGCCTGTTGCAGGTATATAACAGTTCATAAACAATTATTCTTGTTTCAAAGGAAGCCAgaatgtttctggttttcttcacaATGCTAGACAGCCTCGATGATGAGCTGTAGTTCAGCTCTGAGTTGGTGAAAATTGGTATTCAAGGGTGACAAAGCACATATCTGGCATAAAAAGATGAGACTGATCCTCCAGCAGTGATGTTCTTTGgagcattatttttttattttttgtttttctgggctATGCCTTCATAAATGCCTTTACCATTCACTCCTAATCAAAACCCTACCGGTATCAGGTCTTCAAACCTTAACCTGCACCAGC contains:
- the PRDX1 gene encoding peroxiredoxin-1 — translated: MSSGKAFIGKPAPDFTATAVMPDGQFKDIKLSDYKGKYVVFFFYPLDFTFVCPTEIIAYSDRADDFKKINCEVIGASVDSHFCHLAWINTPKKQGGLGTMKIPLISDTKRAIAKEYGVLKEDEGIAYRGLFIIDEKGILRQITINDLPVGRSVDETLRLVQAFQFTDKHGEVCPAGWKPGSDTIKPDVQKSKEYFSKQK